One Chitinophagaceae bacterium C216 genomic window carries:
- the metG gene encoding Methionine--tRNA ligase yields the protein MTDYKRVLVTAALPYANGPIHIGHLAGCYIPADIYVRYQRAQKRDVIFVGGSDEHGVPITIRAMKEGVSPQEIVDKYHELIKHSFQQMGISFDIYSRTTSPVHHKTASDFFKKLYDDGIFEEKETEQYYDEKTHTFLADRYITGTCPVCGNDGAYGDQCEKCGSSLSPDQLINPRSTLSDAIPVKRKTKHWYFPLQKYEDFLRKWILEGHTEWKNNVYGQCKSWLDNGLQSRAMTRDSNWGIKVPLPDAEGKVLYVWFDAPIGYISATKELTDKWADYWCKEDTKLVHFIGKDNIVFHCIIFPAMLKAHGNFVLPDNVPANEFLNIEGDKVSTSRNWAVWVHEYIKDFPGCEDVLRYVLCANAPENKDNDFTWKDFQDRNNNELAAIFGNFVNRTFVLMHKLCGGKVPKLHTDILDDLDRQLIADIEAAKAKVENALEGFRFRDALYEVIDLSRKGNKYMQEKEPWQVVKKVAENPEAQKSIDNCLHLCLQLTANLAILINPFLPATAKKMLHMMKVVDRILDWENAGKINLLSVGYALRAPEILFRKIEDAEIQAQIEKLRAGSVAAEAAQKVAVATPVSSTPAVKPVIQYDDFAKLDLRTGTIVAAEKVEKADKLLKLEIDLGFEKRTIVSGIAQHYDPATIVGKRVVVVANLAPRKMRGIESNGMILMAEDADGSLQFIASDKEVQNGSIVS from the coding sequence ATGACTGATTATAAAAGAGTATTGGTAACTGCGGCTTTACCGTATGCCAATGGACCAATACATATCGGACACTTGGCCGGTTGTTATATCCCGGCAGATATTTATGTGCGTTATCAGCGCGCGCAAAAAAGAGATGTAATCTTTGTAGGCGGAAGCGATGAACATGGGGTGCCCATTACTATTCGAGCGATGAAGGAAGGTGTATCGCCTCAGGAAATCGTGGATAAGTATCATGAGTTGATCAAACATAGCTTCCAGCAGATGGGTATTTCTTTTGATATTTATTCCAGAACTACAAGTCCTGTACATCATAAAACAGCCTCTGACTTCTTCAAAAAATTATATGATGACGGCATTTTTGAAGAAAAGGAAACGGAGCAATATTATGATGAGAAAACCCATACCTTTCTTGCCGACAGATATATCACCGGTACCTGCCCGGTGTGTGGAAACGACGGGGCTTATGGGGACCAATGTGAGAAATGTGGTAGCTCCTTGTCGCCCGATCAGCTTATCAATCCTCGTAGTACACTAAGTGATGCTATTCCGGTAAAAAGAAAAACCAAACACTGGTATTTCCCATTACAGAAGTATGAAGACTTTTTAAGAAAATGGATTCTAGAGGGCCATACCGAATGGAAAAATAATGTATACGGGCAATGTAAAAGTTGGTTAGATAATGGCTTGCAAAGCCGCGCCATGACCCGCGACAGCAACTGGGGGATTAAAGTGCCGCTGCCCGATGCCGAGGGGAAGGTGTTGTATGTATGGTTTGATGCACCTATCGGTTATATTTCAGCCACAAAAGAACTAACCGATAAATGGGCCGACTATTGGTGTAAGGAAGATACCAAGCTCGTACATTTTATAGGAAAAGATAATATTGTCTTCCACTGCATCATTTTCCCGGCAATGCTCAAGGCTCACGGTAATTTCGTATTACCGGATAATGTACCTGCCAATGAGTTTTTGAATATCGAAGGAGATAAAGTATCTACCAGTCGCAACTGGGCTGTGTGGGTGCACGAATATATAAAGGATTTTCCCGGCTGTGAGGATGTGCTGCGTTATGTACTTTGTGCGAATGCGCCGGAGAACAAAGACAACGATTTTACTTGGAAGGATTTTCAGGATAGAAATAACAATGAGCTGGCAGCTATTTTTGGCAACTTCGTAAACAGAACCTTCGTACTCATGCACAAATTGTGTGGAGGGAAAGTGCCTAAGCTACACACCGATATTTTGGATGATTTGGACAGGCAGCTTATTGCCGATATCGAAGCTGCAAAAGCTAAAGTAGAAAATGCGTTGGAGGGTTTCCGATTCAGAGACGCTCTGTATGAAGTAATCGATCTCAGCCGCAAGGGCAATAAATATATGCAGGAAAAAGAGCCCTGGCAGGTAGTAAAAAAAGTTGCAGAAAATCCTGAAGCACAAAAAAGCATCGATAACTGTTTACATCTATGCCTGCAGCTAACCGCCAACTTAGCTATCTTAATCAACCCCTTCCTACCAGCCACTGCTAAAAAAATGCTGCATATGATGAAAGTGGTGGACCGAATACTGGATTGGGAAAATGCCGGCAAAATCAACCTGCTCAGCGTGGGATATGCACTGCGCGCTCCAGAGATTCTGTTTAGAAAAATTGAAGATGCTGAAATACAGGCTCAGATAGAAAAACTAAGAGCCGGCAGTGTGGCTGCAGAAGCAGCTCAAAAAGTGGCTGTTGCCACTCCGGTATCATCGACTCCAGCAGTAAAGCCGGTGATACAGTACGATGATTTTGCAAAACTCGATTTGCGCACCGGGACCATTGTAGCTGCTGAGAAAGTGGAAAAAGCGGATAAGTTATTAAAGTTGGAGATTGATTTGGGATTCGAAAAGCGTACCATTGTATCTGGCATTGCACAGCATTATGATCCCGCTACCATTGTGGGCAAAAGAGTTGTAGTAGTAGCCAATTTGGCTCCTCGAAAGATGCGTGGTATTGAGAGTAATGGAATGATTCTGATGGCGGAGGACGCAGACGGCTCGTTGCAGTTTATTGCCTCCGATAAAGAGGTTCAAAATGGAAGTATTGTAAGTTAG
- the ykfA_1 gene encoding putative murein peptide carboxypeptidase — translation MTPFILFNFPILANMNRKNFITTAAAVLASLSFSKVGARSPLSVSQYAPIIPPYLKPGDLIGITSPAGYITREDIIPAATLMQQWGFKIRVGYTIGKRNYTFGGTDAERLQDLQQMLDDPQVKAIMCARGGYGAVRIVDGIDWTQFKSNPKWIIGFSDITVLHSHIQRNLGIATIHSKMCNSFPRVWDDASPLQKETILSIQKALIGEKIQYSAPSNNFNRTGTARGILVGGNLKTLESLAGSVSDINTDGKILFVEDTGEYLYSVDRMFWNLKRSGKLTNLAGLIVGGLKTKQDDPGEYFGYSTYEIIASKVKEYRYPVCFEFPVGHQIDNFALKCGVPYELSVSESGTTLKEI, via the coding sequence ATGACACCTTTTATACTTTTCAACTTTCCTATCTTAGCAAATATGAACCGAAAAAATTTTATCACCACGGCCGCAGCGGTGCTGGCATCCCTTTCCTTTTCGAAAGTGGGAGCAAGGTCTCCCCTGTCAGTATCGCAGTACGCCCCTATTATCCCTCCCTATTTGAAACCTGGAGACCTTATTGGCATAACCTCTCCGGCAGGCTACATTACACGTGAAGACATTATTCCCGCAGCCACACTGATGCAGCAATGGGGATTTAAAATACGCGTGGGGTATACCATCGGAAAACGCAATTATACTTTTGGCGGGACCGATGCGGAGCGCCTGCAGGACCTTCAGCAAATGTTGGACGACCCACAGGTAAAAGCCATCATGTGTGCCCGAGGAGGATATGGTGCTGTAAGAATTGTGGACGGAATTGACTGGACCCAATTCAAATCCAATCCTAAATGGATTATTGGTTTTAGCGATATAACTGTTTTGCATTCTCACATACAGAGGAATTTGGGCATCGCTACTATTCACTCGAAAATGTGTAACAGCTTTCCAAGAGTATGGGATGATGCCAGTCCCTTGCAAAAAGAAACTATCCTTTCCATTCAGAAAGCTTTAATCGGCGAAAAAATTCAGTATTCGGCGCCGTCTAACAACTTTAATCGCACCGGTACAGCTCGTGGCATACTTGTAGGGGGTAATTTAAAAACGCTTGAAAGCTTGGCCGGTTCTGTTTCAGACATTAATACCGATGGCAAAATATTGTTTGTAGAAGATACCGGAGAGTATTTGTACAGCGTTGATCGTATGTTTTGGAATTTAAAACGCAGCGGTAAATTAACCAACCTAGCTGGGCTGATTGTTGGCGGTTTAAAAACCAAACAGGATGACCCAGGCGAATACTTTGGTTATTCCACTTACGAGATTATAGCTTCCAAAGTAAAGGAGTATCGCTACCCCGTATGTTTCGAGTTTCCGGTGGGCCATCAAATAGATAATTTTGCACTCAAATGCGGTGTACCATATGAGCTTTCTGTTTCAGAAAGCGGTACTACACTCAAAGAAATTTAA
- the ykfA_2 gene encoding putative murein peptide carboxypeptidase → MGIKTPPYLKPGDTIGIVCPSGYMAFEKAAECIRVLQEEWGYKVKVGSTLGSKSETYFSGTDEERLRDLQQMLDDDEVQAILFGRGGYGMGRIIDKINFKKFKKKPKWVIGFSDITIFHCHLYANYGISSLHAPMAAAFNDGGYTSPYVQSLKEALEGQPAHYTCSSHVLNKKGEAAGPIVGGNLALLVNTIGTPSEIKTKGRILFIEDIGEQKYSIDRMMFQLKRSGKLDKLAGLIIGGFTEVGDTERPFGAEVQQIIYDLIKEYDYPVCFNFPVSHDPENYALKIGVSYTLKVDSQKVVLKE, encoded by the coding sequence ATGGGCATTAAAACACCTCCCTATCTCAAACCCGGCGACACCATCGGTATTGTATGTCCTTCGGGCTATATGGCTTTTGAAAAAGCAGCCGAATGCATTCGGGTGTTGCAAGAAGAATGGGGTTACAAAGTGAAAGTAGGAAGCACTCTGGGTAGTAAGTCCGAAACCTATTTCTCCGGAACTGATGAAGAACGACTGCGAGATTTACAGCAAATGCTCGATGACGATGAAGTACAGGCCATTCTATTCGGCAGGGGCGGTTATGGCATGGGGAGAATTATCGATAAAATCAATTTTAAAAAGTTTAAGAAAAAACCCAAGTGGGTGATTGGCTTCAGTGATATAACGATCTTTCATTGTCACCTTTATGCTAATTACGGTATTTCTTCGTTACATGCACCCATGGCCGCAGCTTTCAACGATGGAGGCTATACCAGTCCTTATGTACAATCTTTAAAAGAAGCTCTAGAAGGCCAACCGGCACATTATACATGCTCCTCGCATGTGCTGAACAAAAAAGGAGAAGCAGCAGGGCCGATAGTAGGCGGAAATCTGGCATTATTGGTAAATACCATCGGTACACCCTCGGAGATAAAAACCAAAGGCCGTATTCTGTTTATTGAGGATATTGGTGAGCAGAAATATTCTATCGACAGAATGATGTTTCAATTAAAGCGCAGTGGGAAGCTGGACAAACTTGCAGGCCTTATAATAGGAGGCTTTACAGAAGTTGGAGATACCGAGCGTCCATTTGGGGCCGAGGTACAACAAATTATTTACGATCTGATTAAAGAATACGACTATCCGGTATGTTTTAATTTTCCCGTAAGTCACGACCCAGAAAACTATGCACTGAAAATAGGTGTGTCTTATACATTAAAAGTTGACAGCCAAAAAGTTGTATTGAAGGAATAA
- the rplI gene encoding 50S ribosomal protein L9, with translation MEVILIQDVDNLGAANEVVTVKNGYARNYLLPRKLAVESTPGNRKQLEERLKQARKREEALLATINEVISKLKESPVKIGAKTGTSGKIFGSVTNLQISRAIREQKGYEIDRKKITILNEVKELGTHKAVIDFGNGHSTELDFEVVAE, from the coding sequence ATGGAAGTAATTTTAATTCAGGATGTAGATAATCTGGGTGCTGCTAACGAAGTAGTTACCGTGAAAAATGGTTACGCACGTAACTATTTGTTACCACGCAAGTTAGCCGTAGAAAGTACTCCTGGAAACAGAAAACAATTGGAAGAGCGGCTGAAACAAGCCAGAAAGAGAGAAGAAGCTTTACTGGCTACTATTAATGAAGTGATCAGCAAGCTGAAAGAATCTCCTGTAAAAATTGGTGCTAAAACCGGTACTTCAGGAAAAATATTTGGTAGCGTAACTAACTTGCAAATTAGTAGAGCCATTCGCGAGCAAAAGGGTTACGAAATCGACCGTAAAAAAATCACTATTCTGAATGAGGTAAAAGAATTAGGTACTCATAAAGCAGTAATTGATTTCGGAAACGGTCATTCTACCGAGTTAGATTTCGAAGTAGTTGCTGAATAA